A window of Trichoderma atroviride chromosome 3, complete sequence contains these coding sequences:
- a CDS encoding uncharacterized protein (EggNog:ENOG41) encodes MFTTLPDFTPRDSHSLWYSSSRNPFIPPGPVDHLHADPNSNHHGQAHSRQRGQLMERTLLARLATDEQKMHRRRMNVQNFGSTWLKPPGVPKTLHQMREEKREQEEHQEAMRREQLAQELAEAEGGGTMDEGMMDDVQLDGAQDLDDEIPDADDAFNPSSDDSEENDDDDGEDIDDEEYYEQALDEQEVYEETVRQETEYELEAARMRMTDDAFREALVRGDPEADGSIYGGAEEEDDESRSQILDEDDFAHDGTLDDGMAGDMDANLDDDIPEADDGGYEHTDSEADASSSAHYNEENEGEEGDSTDISFVPARSTLLETPGSPTLPRQAGSHTRQGSHRRSRASMDLSSLLLQDESSFMTPMASSPAAMRRRQGQRK; translated from the exons CGCGAGAT TCGCACTCTCTGTGGTACTCATCCTCTAGGAATCCCTTCATTCCTCCAGGCCCAGTCGACCACCTACACGCGGATCCGAACAGCAATCACCATGGCCAAGCGCACTCACGCCAGCGCGGGCAGCTCATGGAGCGAACACTTCTCGCGCGCCTCGCTACGGACGAACAAAAAATGCACCGACGTCGGATGAATGTGCAGAACTTTGGAAGCACCTGGCTAAAGCCTCCCGGAGTACCCAAGACTCTGCACCAGATGCGAGAGGAGAAGCGCGAACAGGAGGAACACCAAGAAGCCATGAGGCGAGAGCAACTTGCTCAGGAACTAGCAGAGGCGGAAGGTGGCGGTACAATGGACGAAGGCATGATGGACGATGTACAGCTTGATGGAGCGCAAGACTTGGACGATGAGATTCCGGATGCGGACGATGCTTTTAACCCAAGCAGCGACGACAGCGAAGAaaatgacgatgacgatggtgaaGATATCGATGACGAAGAGTACTACGAACAGGCGTTGGACGAACAAGAGGTCTACGAAGAAACCGTACGACAGGAGACAGAGTacgagctggaagctgcaCGTATGAGGATGACAGACGACGCCTTCCGGGAAGCCCTCGTCCGCGGCGACCCAGAAGCAGACGGCAGCATATATGGcggcgcagaagaagaagacgacgagagcAGGAGCCAGATactcgacgaggacgactTCGCCCACGACGGCACCCTGGACGATGGAATGGCGGGCGACATGGACGCTAatctcgacgacgacatccCCGAAGCAGATGACGGCGGCTACGAGCATACCGACTCCGAAGCcgacgccagcagcagtgctcATTACAATGAGGAAAACGAAGGGGAGGAAGGCGATTCCACCGACATCAGCTTTGTGCCGGCGCGCTCTACGCTCCTTGAAACCCCTGGATCTCCTACGCTGCCTCGCCAAGCGGGGTCACACACAAGGCAGGGCTCTCATAGAAGATCCCGTGCGAGCATGGATCTGAGCAGTCTGCTGTTGCAGGACGAGAGCAGCTTTATGACGCCGATGGCGAGCAGTCCTGCGGCAATGAGGCGGAGACAGGGCCAGCGGAAATGA